In Desulfitobacterium chlororespirans DSM 11544, the following are encoded in one genomic region:
- a CDS encoding EAL and HDOD domain-containing protein, whose product MDVFVARQPILDSQGHIHAYELLFRESMDNYFKSGDGDSATSSLISSSFFLMDFNKLTMGKPAFINFTANLLREGMATLLPKNQVVIEILEDVDPDPEVVAACKSLKEKGYQIALDDFVFRPDYRSLIELADIIKVDFQATQSYELQALIKRLNELNIRFLAEKVETLEEYEKAKDFGYGLFQGYFFSKPNIVQGKDISSNKLNYLRLLQQVNSPDVDIDKLEKIIRADISLTYKLLKFINSSAFGLNSQISSIKQALTLLGPKEVKKWASVIVMGKITDGKPDALAIQSYVRASFAEKLSAKVGLGGMGSNAFLLGLFSLIDACLDRPLAEILQELPIEAPVKNALLGQPNGYRYLLELIVAYEQGNWSIVNRLLNKFSIKEECVPQYYLQALAEAHELNQ is encoded by the coding sequence ATGGATGTTTTTGTAGCTCGTCAGCCAATCCTGGATTCCCAGGGTCATATTCACGCTTATGAACTTCTTTTCAGGGAAAGCATGGACAATTATTTTAAGAGCGGTGATGGGGACTCAGCCACCAGCTCCCTGATCTCCAGCAGTTTTTTTCTCATGGATTTTAATAAGCTGACCATGGGCAAACCTGCCTTCATCAACTTCACAGCTAATTTGCTCAGGGAAGGGATGGCCACTTTGCTTCCCAAGAACCAAGTGGTCATCGAGATCCTCGAAGATGTGGATCCCGATCCGGAAGTTGTAGCAGCCTGTAAGAGTCTTAAGGAAAAGGGCTATCAAATCGCTTTGGATGATTTTGTGTTCCGGCCGGATTATCGCTCTTTGATTGAACTGGCCGACATTATTAAGGTGGATTTTCAAGCCACTCAGAGCTATGAATTGCAAGCTTTGATTAAACGATTGAATGAACTCAATATACGTTTCTTAGCTGAAAAAGTAGAGACTCTGGAGGAATATGAGAAGGCCAAGGATTTTGGTTATGGATTGTTTCAGGGGTATTTCTTCAGCAAGCCGAATATTGTTCAAGGTAAAGATATTTCCTCAAATAAATTGAACTACTTGAGATTGTTGCAGCAGGTCAATTCTCCGGATGTAGACATAGACAAACTGGAAAAAATCATAAGGGCGGATATCTCCCTTACCTATAAATTATTGAAATTTATTAATTCCTCCGCCTTTGGTCTGAACTCTCAGATCTCCTCCATTAAGCAAGCCTTAACCCTATTAGGACCTAAAGAGGTGAAAAAATGGGCATCTGTCATCGTGATGGGTAAAATCACCGATGGAAAACCCGATGCCCTTGCCATTCAATCCTATGTCAGAGCCAGTTTTGCCGAAAAACTATCCGCGAAAGTTGGCTTAGGGGGTATGGGTTCCAATGCTTTCTTATTAGGGCTTTTCTCCTTGATCGATGCCTGCCTGGATCGTCCCCTGGCCGAGATTCTTCAAGAGCTTCCCATCGAAGCGCCGGTGAAAAATGCTCTTTTAGGGCAACCCAATGGGTATCGTTATCTGCTGGAGCTGATCGTTGCTTATGAACAAGGGAATTGGTCTATAGTAAACCGATTGCTCAATAAGTTCAGTATCAAGGAAGAATGTGTTCCTCAGTATTATTTGCAAGCTTTGGCGGAAGCACATGAACTGAACCAATAG
- a CDS encoding VOC family protein: protein MSDWLIPYINFNGNCEEAVKFYQSAIGGEAQILHYKDAPANPDFPINEDIQNLVLHAELRKEGHVIRFADNFPGAPFSQGNAISFALELPTAEETRRIFTALSQEGEVEMDLQETFFSPLYAKFTDKFGVHWQLHCKK, encoded by the coding sequence ATGAGTGATTGGTTAATTCCCTATATCAACTTTAACGGCAATTGCGAAGAAGCGGTGAAGTTCTATCAATCGGCAATAGGTGGAGAAGCACAAATTCTCCACTATAAAGATGCCCCGGCTAATCCGGATTTCCCTATCAATGAGGATATCCAAAACCTGGTCCTGCATGCCGAACTCAGAAAAGAAGGGCATGTGATCCGGTTCGCAGATAATTTTCCCGGCGCCCCCTTTAGCCAAGGGAATGCTATTTCCTTTGCCCTGGAATTGCCTACTGCAGAAGAGACTCGCAGGATCTTCACCGCTCTATCCCAAGAAGGAGAAGTCGAGATGGATCTCCAGGAAACTTTCTTCAGCCCTCTCTATGCGAAATTTACAGATAAGTTCGGCGTTCATTGGCAGCTTCATTGTAAAAAGTAG
- a CDS encoding MutS family DNA mismatch repair protein yields the protein MKKEPQIIYEKRKQAYEDLSKKQKQTANQLSNYRLFSFLLGFSVAVLLYLKVSGVLGIVVGILTLGVFLYLASRHRSVRTQLRYAEILTSLNQKGIQRLQGEWVKFKEQGVEFIEEKHPYAIDLDLFGQASIFQWINSAQTPLGRIALSEVLKTPAKNHEEILKRQEAIAELAQNLGWRQRFETEGIVASQQFQAVEPFIHWAKEREEAYLKPVLKLAVTVLPAITCIMGALYVFGSAVPWQVPGLLVAVQILLLQLYNKERSKVLAMVYKHEASLKTYADMLKQLEKKKFRSEELQKLQNILRDQAGQSAYKQIQKLSKIVERISNRDNAMFIFINILLLWDYHCMIALEEWKSKSGGLLRSWLEVIAKFEELSSLATIPFENPDWVVPEIVEKDNEQQRGIAARQMGHPLLTRKRVTNDFTLREPSGIALITGSNMSGKSTFLRTVGTNLLLAYTGAPVCAQKFRCSIVEIWTCMRVSDNLEQSISSFYAEILRIKQIVEAAEGNEPVFFLLDEIFKGTNSHDRHQGAIALIQQLQKKGALGLVSTHDLELGELEKESKGRIKNYHFREYYQNKEIHFDYTLREGISTTRNALYLIRLAGIEIKDD from the coding sequence GTGAAGAAGGAGCCGCAAATCATTTACGAAAAAAGAAAACAGGCCTACGAAGACTTAAGTAAAAAACAGAAGCAAACAGCGAATCAGTTAAGCAATTATCGATTGTTTTCTTTCTTATTGGGCTTTTCTGTCGCTGTTTTACTATATCTAAAAGTCAGTGGCGTTTTAGGAATCGTGGTGGGGATTCTCACCCTGGGAGTTTTCCTGTACTTAGCTTCACGTCATCGCTCTGTCCGCACCCAATTGCGCTATGCGGAGATTCTCACCAGCCTTAATCAGAAAGGCATCCAGCGGTTGCAAGGAGAATGGGTAAAGTTTAAGGAGCAGGGGGTGGAATTTATTGAGGAAAAACATCCCTATGCTATTGATTTGGATCTTTTTGGACAGGCTTCAATTTTTCAATGGATTAATTCTGCCCAAACTCCCTTGGGGAGAATTGCTTTAAGCGAAGTCCTCAAAACTCCAGCTAAGAACCATGAGGAAATACTAAAGCGTCAAGAAGCCATCGCGGAGCTGGCCCAAAATTTAGGATGGCGTCAGCGTTTTGAGACAGAAGGGATCGTTGCCTCCCAGCAATTTCAGGCCGTGGAGCCCTTTATCCATTGGGCAAAGGAAAGAGAAGAAGCTTATTTAAAGCCTGTTCTCAAGCTGGCCGTAACGGTTCTTCCCGCCATAACCTGCATCATGGGAGCCCTTTATGTGTTTGGGAGTGCCGTTCCCTGGCAGGTTCCCGGACTATTGGTTGCTGTCCAAATCCTGCTGCTCCAGTTATATAATAAAGAGCGTTCCAAGGTTCTAGCCATGGTGTATAAGCATGAGGCCAGTTTAAAGACCTATGCCGATATGCTGAAGCAGCTTGAGAAAAAGAAGTTCCGCTCCGAGGAACTTCAGAAGCTTCAGAACATTTTGCGTGACCAAGCAGGGCAATCTGCTTATAAGCAGATTCAGAAGCTCTCCAAGATAGTGGAGCGGATCTCTAATCGTGACAATGCGATGTTTATCTTTATCAATATTCTTTTGCTTTGGGATTATCATTGCATGATTGCTCTTGAGGAATGGAAGAGCAAATCCGGAGGCCTTTTGCGTAGCTGGCTGGAGGTTATAGCGAAATTTGAGGAATTATCCAGCCTGGCTACCATACCTTTCGAGAATCCGGATTGGGTAGTCCCTGAGATCGTAGAGAAAGACAATGAACAACAACGGGGAATAGCTGCCCGCCAAATGGGCCATCCTCTTCTTACCCGTAAACGGGTGACCAATGATTTTACCCTAAGGGAACCCTCGGGAATCGCTCTTATTACTGGATCCAACATGTCAGGTAAGAGTACTTTTTTACGTACTGTGGGGACGAATCTTCTGCTTGCTTATACGGGTGCTCCGGTGTGTGCCCAAAAGTTCCGCTGCTCTATAGTGGAGATATGGACCTGTATGCGTGTCAGCGATAATCTTGAGCAAAGCATTTCCTCCTTCTATGCCGAGATATTGCGGATTAAGCAAATTGTGGAAGCAGCGGAAGGGAATGAACCGGTGTTCTTCTTATTGGATGAGATTTTCAAGGGAACGAACTCCCATGATCGTCACCAAGGAGCCATCGCATTAATTCAGCAATTGCAGAAGAAAGGGGCATTGGGACTGGTATCGACCCATGACCTGGAGCTGGGCGAGCTGGAGAAGGAAAGCAAGGGCAGGATCAAAAACTACCACTTCAGGGAGTACTACCAAAATAAGGAGATCCACTTTGATTATACCCTCAGAGAGGGAATATCCACCACACGCAATGCTTTATACTTGATACGTCTGGCAGGAATTGAGATTAAAGATGACTAA
- a CDS encoding response regulator transcription factor: MIKILLVEDDLQLQEIIGDYFTAKSTGEIEMVCAANGADGLYHAQEKNYDLVLLDVMLPEVDGFTICRELRRHSDVPIMFLTARQAEADRLHGYGLGCDDYMVKPFSLAELYAKANSLIRRAKGMIRDDVMSVGRISLDPYRGTVSVEGREVEPAPKEYALLKLLMENAGKIVTRETLLVRIWGYDFSGSDRVVDNHIKKLRQTLGAGAEQIKTVVKSGYRLEERK, encoded by the coding sequence ATGATCAAGATCCTTTTGGTGGAGGACGACCTGCAATTACAAGAGATCATCGGGGATTATTTCACCGCCAAAAGCACCGGTGAAATCGAAATGGTCTGTGCGGCCAACGGAGCCGATGGGTTGTACCATGCTCAGGAAAAAAACTATGATCTGGTGCTGCTGGATGTTATGCTGCCGGAAGTGGATGGCTTCACCATCTGCCGGGAACTCAGGCGACATAGCGATGTCCCCATAATGTTCCTGACGGCCCGCCAGGCGGAAGCGGACAGACTTCACGGTTACGGTCTTGGGTGTGACGACTACATGGTAAAACCCTTTTCTCTGGCGGAACTCTATGCCAAAGCCAACTCTTTGATCCGACGTGCCAAGGGTATGATACGGGATGATGTTATGAGCGTGGGGAGAATAAGCCTCGATCCCTACCGGGGGACGGTCTCTGTGGAGGGAAGGGAAGTTGAGCCGGCCCCCAAGGAATATGCCCTCTTGAAATTGCTGATGGAAAACGCCGGGAAGATCGTTACCCGGGAGACCTTACTGGTGAGGATCTGGGGGTATGATTTTTCCGGGAGCGACCGGGTGGTGGATAACCATATCAAAAAGCTCCGGCAGACCCTGGGAGCAGGGGCGGAACAGATTAAAACCGTGGTGAAAAGCGGCTACCGTCTGGAGGAGAGGAAATGA